From the Paenibacillus sp. FSL H8-0548 genome, one window contains:
- a CDS encoding ABC transporter substrate-binding protein codes for MKKFSVILASTMIVGLLAACGTNNTGTANNTTGNTPATATNTASGAKSTVQFWHSMGGGNGERVDAMVKRFNESHDAIEIVATFQGNYAETTTKLQQSIAAGTAPDVSMIERADVEMFADSEVLEDLTAYMEKSEVKETDFIEGLMGHSYFNDQILSLPLNRSTPIMHVNKTILDELGMEVPTTWDELKAVTNAAVKKEGNEFTRYGMSMPFDTWYPMAMFTQAGSSFFNEDRTSLAFVDDGAGEKVFRYLKDLQSTGALFYPPATDSGTIVNGMFTEGKLAVMFQSTGSIGGLLSAVDFDYVTAFLPMDEKFANPTGGANVSMLSGSANKEAAWEFIRWMMVEEDGALPFILDSGYLPVTHVMVESDAIKELWAKEPIRQTAYEQLQYAVDTNKDVAWPAIGLEFNSAIEAIMYDSEDIPATLATLKKEAERLLSE; via the coding sequence TTGAAAAAATTCTCAGTTATACTGGCATCAACGATGATCGTTGGTTTGCTGGCAGCATGTGGAACCAACAATACAGGTACTGCAAATAACACGACAGGCAATACGCCAGCGACGGCAACGAACACCGCTTCTGGGGCTAAATCAACCGTTCAATTCTGGCATTCCATGGGCGGAGGCAATGGTGAGCGTGTGGACGCCATGGTTAAACGTTTTAATGAATCGCATGATGCTATTGAAATCGTCGCCACCTTCCAAGGCAATTATGCTGAAACTACGACCAAGCTTCAACAATCTATAGCTGCTGGAACTGCACCCGATGTATCGATGATCGAACGTGCAGATGTAGAGATGTTTGCTGATTCGGAAGTGCTTGAAGATCTAACGGCATACATGGAAAAGTCAGAAGTGAAAGAAACTGATTTTATTGAGGGTCTTATGGGCCATTCCTATTTCAATGATCAAATATTATCTCTTCCGCTTAATCGCTCGACACCCATTATGCATGTAAATAAGACGATTCTAGATGAGCTTGGCATGGAGGTTCCAACAACATGGGACGAGCTTAAAGCAGTAACCAATGCGGCGGTAAAAAAAGAAGGCAATGAATTCACACGTTACGGCATGTCGATGCCATTCGATACATGGTACCCAATGGCGATGTTCACTCAAGCTGGAAGCTCGTTTTTTAACGAGGATCGTACATCTCTAGCATTTGTTGATGATGGTGCAGGCGAGAAAGTATTCCGCTATTTGAAGGACTTGCAGTCGACTGGCGCGTTGTTCTATCCACCTGCTACAGATTCAGGTACGATCGTGAACGGTATGTTTACAGAAGGCAAGCTAGCGGTAATGTTCCAATCGACAGGTTCAATTGGCGGCTTGCTTAGCGCAGTTGATTTTGATTATGTAACAGCATTTCTGCCTATGGACGAGAAATTCGCCAACCCTACTGGCGGAGCTAACGTATCGATGTTGAGCGGATCGGCAAATAAGGAAGCGGCATGGGAATTTATTCGTTGGATGATGGTAGAAGAGGACGGTGCATTGCCATTCATTCTGGATTCGGGATATCTTCCAGTTACCCATGTTATGGTCGAGTCGGATGCGATCAAGGAGCTTTGGGCGAAGGAGCCAATCCGCCAAACGGCTTATGAGCAGCTTCAATATGCAGTAGATACGAACAAAGATGTCGCATGGCCGGCGATTGGACTGGAATTCAATTCAGCCATTGAAGCGATCATGTACGATAGTGAAGATATTCCAGCTACGCTAGCGACACTGAAAAAAGAAGCCGAGCGTCTGTTGTCGGAATAA
- a CDS encoding sugar ABC transporter permease, with translation MDKKRLSEVLRPYLMIAPAMLGIAVFVVYPVFYLAYLSFFKYNLMNSAKSKYIGFDNYINIFSRADFYKSLSNTAIYTVGTVVLTLLISLMLAVWLSKKTKMNRFVQTGIFTPHIVSVVSISLVWLWMMEPNLGFLNFISRSVGLPASRWLQSSDTALLSIIIVSVWQGIGYYVLILVAALQGISPNIYEAAALDNASKSRVFFKITLPMISPQLFFILIIMTIGSFKVFDTVKMMTSGGPNDATNTLVYYIFQNRTTNIGYASATGMVLMAIIGVLTFVYFRMLAKKVHYQ, from the coding sequence ATGGATAAGAAACGATTAAGCGAGGTACTCAGACCGTATCTTATGATCGCTCCAGCGATGCTTGGGATTGCTGTATTCGTTGTTTACCCTGTCTTTTATCTAGCCTATCTCAGCTTCTTTAAGTACAACTTGATGAATTCGGCAAAGAGCAAGTATATAGGCTTTGATAATTATATCAATATTTTCTCAAGAGCCGATTTTTACAAATCATTAAGCAACACAGCTATCTATACGGTTGGAACGGTTGTTCTTACTCTATTGATTTCGTTAATGCTTGCCGTTTGGTTAAGCAAAAAAACAAAAATGAATAGGTTTGTCCAAACCGGAATATTCACACCGCATATCGTGTCCGTCGTATCGATCTCACTGGTATGGCTGTGGATGATGGAACCGAATCTAGGCTTCTTAAATTTCATATCGCGAAGCGTAGGATTGCCTGCGTCTCGGTGGCTGCAAAGCTCAGATACCGCGCTGCTATCGATCATCATCGTCTCGGTATGGCAAGGAATCGGTTATTATGTGCTCATTTTAGTAGCGGCGCTGCAAGGGATTTCACCAAATATTTATGAGGCAGCGGCACTTGATAATGCAAGCAAGTCCAGAGTGTTTTTCAAAATCACGCTGCCAATGATATCGCCACAGCTATTTTTCATACTCATTATTATGACCATAGGCTCGTTTAAAGTATTCGATACGGTGAAAATGATGACCTCGGGCGGTCCGAACGATGCGACGAATACACTGGTCTACTATATTTTCCAGAATCGTACGACAAACATCGGATATGCATCAGCAACAGGCATGGTTCTTATGGCCATTATTGGGGTTCTTACTTTCGTATATTTCCGAATGCTAGCCAAAAAGGTCCATTATCAATAA
- a CDS encoding ABC transporter ATP-binding protein → MASIQLLNITKSFDKQDVIKDLNLTIEDGKFTVLVGPSGCGKTTLLRMIAGLDPQTSGQVLINGQDVSKTAPGKRGVAMVFQNYAIYPTMSVRENIEFGLKNNGVQKAVRKELVESISSTVGLYEYLDRKPSTLSGGQRQRVALARAMVKQPSVFLMDEPLSNLDAKLRVQMRIELIELHKKLGTTFVYVTHDQVEAMSMADNIVLMNKGLIQQEAPPEVMYHKPSNQFTAQFIGVPPMNIEELPGQKLTFGFRPESAELSYEPSTHLFSIRGVIATREMLGSETIYQVKAESYSFMIKCVEDHFVVDDQVFIGVPAAKLNFFDKDELRIDQQSEAHARGLEILRGRFHG, encoded by the coding sequence ATGGCGTCTATTCAATTGCTGAATATAACAAAGTCATTTGATAAACAGGATGTTATTAAGGATTTGAACTTAACGATAGAGGATGGGAAATTTACCGTATTAGTTGGTCCTTCCGGCTGCGGGAAGACGACACTGCTTCGGATGATTGCTGGTCTCGACCCTCAAACATCAGGCCAAGTGTTAATTAACGGGCAGGACGTGTCGAAAACCGCGCCTGGCAAACGGGGAGTTGCAATGGTTTTTCAAAACTATGCGATTTACCCGACGATGTCTGTTCGAGAAAATATTGAGTTCGGATTAAAGAATAATGGCGTTCAGAAGGCCGTTAGAAAGGAGCTAGTGGAGAGCATTAGCTCTACTGTTGGCCTGTATGAGTACTTGGATCGCAAGCCCTCCACCTTATCGGGCGGACAGCGTCAGCGTGTTGCGCTTGCAAGAGCGATGGTCAAGCAGCCTTCGGTATTTCTAATGGACGAGCCATTATCCAATTTGGATGCTAAACTTCGTGTCCAGATGCGAATCGAGCTCATTGAATTGCATAAGAAGCTAGGCACCACCTTCGTCTATGTTACCCATGACCAAGTGGAAGCGATGTCGATGGCAGATAACATCGTCTTGATGAACAAAGGCTTGATCCAGCAGGAAGCACCTCCTGAGGTCATGTATCACAAGCCAAGCAACCAGTTCACTGCACAATTTATCGGTGTTCCTCCTATGAACATTGAAGAGCTTCCGGGACAGAAGCTGACCTTTGGATTTAGGCCGGAGAGTGCAGAGCTTTCCTATGAACCAAGCACGCACTTGTTTTCTATTAGAGGCGTAATTGCAACAAGGGAAATGCTTGGATCGGAAACGATCTATCAGGTGAAGGCGGAATCATATTCCTTCATGATCAAATGCGTAGAGGACCATTTCGTGGTCGATGATCAGGTGTTTATCGGTGTTCCAGCTGCGAAGCTTAATTTCTTCGATAAAGATGAGCTGCGAATCGATCAGCAGAGTGAAGCGCACGCCCGAGGTCTCGAGATACTGAGAGGGCGATTCCATGGATAA
- a CDS encoding aldo/keto reductase family oxidoreductase, producing MRTMKLGTSTLDVPVVAVGCMRINSLDKTEAEQFVQTALEQGANFFEHADIYGAGACEEIFADAIHMSENVREKIILQSKCGIRKGMFDFSKEHILASVDGILQRLKTDYLDILLLHRPDTLVEPEEVAEAFDLLESSGKVRHFGVSNQNPMQIQLLKKSVKQPLVANQLQLSITNTTMISSGFNVNMENDFAVNRDGSVLDYCRLNDITIQPWSPFQYGFFEGVFLGNDKFPELNKQIDKVAKKYEVSNTTIAIAWLLRHPAHMQPVIGTMNIERLKDCCKASDVHLTREEWYAIYRAAGNILP from the coding sequence ATGAGGACGATGAAGCTTGGAACGAGTACATTAGATGTACCGGTTGTTGCAGTCGGATGCATGCGGATAAATTCACTGGACAAAACCGAGGCGGAGCAGTTTGTCCAAACGGCTCTAGAGCAAGGCGCAAACTTCTTCGAGCATGCTGATATTTACGGTGCTGGCGCGTGTGAGGAAATATTTGCAGATGCCATACATATGAGCGAGAATGTTCGCGAAAAAATCATTCTGCAATCCAAATGCGGCATTCGAAAAGGGATGTTCGACTTTTCCAAAGAGCATATTTTGGCGTCCGTGGATGGTATATTGCAACGGCTAAAAACCGATTATTTGGATATTCTGCTTCTCCATCGCCCTGATACATTGGTAGAGCCAGAAGAGGTTGCCGAAGCCTTCGATCTACTTGAAAGCTCAGGAAAAGTACGCCATTTTGGCGTATCCAATCAGAACCCGATGCAAATACAGCTATTGAAAAAGTCTGTGAAGCAGCCGCTTGTTGCGAACCAGCTGCAATTAAGCATTACCAACACGACGATGATCTCTAGCGGATTTAATGTCAACATGGAAAATGACTTTGCTGTAAATCGGGATGGCAGTGTGCTCGACTATTGCAGACTGAACGATATCACGATTCAGCCTTGGTCTCCCTTCCAGTATGGGTTCTTCGAGGGTGTTTTCCTCGGAAACGACAAGTTCCCAGAATTAAACAAGCAAATCGATAAAGTTGCGAAAAAATATGAGGTTAGCAACACGACGATCGCCATAGCTTGGCTCTTGCGCCACCCCGCGCATATGCAGCCCGTTATCGGTACTATGAATATTGAACGGTTGAAGGATTGCTGTAAAGCAAGCGACGTTCACCTAACACGCGAGGAATGGTATGCGATCTATCGTGCAGCAGGCAACATCCTTCCTTAA
- a CDS encoding carbohydrate ABC transporter permease: MIKALHYTRLTASYLLKTIVLMIFIFPFLWMILTSLQTFRETLAYPPTLIPAVPQFINYFTALQAGPFLTYFKNSVLVTGSIIVIQLLVLIPAAYAFAKYKFKGSGILFSLVLLAFMIPGQVTFIPVYLMMADWGINKTLLPQILPFMTNAFGIFLLRQYFMQIQEEIVEAARLDNASEFKILWKIMIPMSKPALATIGLFSFVSHWNDYFWPLVMTDSAAVRPLTIGISMLRETEGISNWHVIMAGNVVLVIPILIVYLFCSKQIVKAFVYSGIK, translated from the coding sequence ATGATAAAAGCGCTGCATTACACAAGGCTAACGGCGAGCTATCTCCTGAAAACAATAGTGTTAATGATTTTTATTTTCCCGTTTTTATGGATGATCTTAACGTCTTTGCAAACCTTTCGTGAAACGTTGGCCTATCCGCCTACTTTGATACCTGCAGTTCCGCAATTCATTAACTATTTCACTGCGCTGCAGGCGGGGCCATTTCTAACCTATTTTAAAAACTCTGTCCTTGTGACGGGTTCCATTATTGTGATTCAATTGCTTGTTTTGATACCTGCTGCCTATGCTTTTGCTAAATATAAATTCAAAGGCAGCGGAATATTATTCAGTCTTGTTCTGCTTGCCTTTATGATTCCAGGTCAGGTAACTTTTATTCCGGTCTATCTGATGATGGCTGATTGGGGAATAAACAAAACATTACTGCCGCAAATATTGCCTTTTATGACGAATGCCTTTGGCATCTTCCTGCTTAGACAATATTTTATGCAAATTCAAGAGGAAATTGTTGAAGCGGCACGGCTGGACAATGCTAGTGAGTTCAAAATTTTATGGAAGATCATGATTCCGATGTCTAAGCCTGCACTAGCAACGATTGGACTATTCAGTTTCGTCAGCCATTGGAATGATTATTTCTGGCCGCTGGTGATGACCGATTCTGCAGCAGTGAGACCTTTAACGATTGGGATTTCGATGCTCAGAGAGACAGAAGGAATAAGCAACTGGCATGTCATTATGGCTGGGAACGTCGTTTTGGTCATACCTATTTTGATCGTTTATCTATTTTGTTCCAAGCAAATTGTCAAAGCGTTTGTGTACTCTGGTATCAAATAA
- a CDS encoding ring-cleaving dioxygenase codes for MNNLKGIHHVTAITSSAEKNYEFFTYVLGMRLVKKTVNQDDIQTYHLFFADDKGSAGTDMTFFDFPGIQKGRHGTDEISKTSFRVPNDAALNYWVERFDRLKVDHTGIQEFFGKKTLSFVDFDDQQYQLISDELNQGVVSGTPWQDGPIPLEHAITGLGPIFIRVSNVDYFKEMLEKVLLFKEIAKEGSFYLFEVGEGGNGAQVIVEHNVILPRAQQGYGTVHHTAFRVNDRAELDAWMGRLESYNFSTSGYVNRHFFESLYARVAPQILFEFATDGPGFMGDEPYETLGEKLSLPPFLEPQREQIEKLVRPIDTVRSTKQLVKE; via the coding sequence ATGAACAATTTAAAAGGGATTCACCACGTAACCGCGATTACAAGCAGCGCAGAAAAAAACTATGAGTTTTTCACTTATGTATTAGGTATGCGTTTGGTTAAGAAAACGGTCAATCAGGACGATATTCAAACGTATCATTTGTTTTTCGCTGATGATAAAGGCAGTGCAGGAACAGATATGACATTTTTTGATTTCCCGGGCATTCAGAAAGGCAGACATGGGACAGACGAGATATCGAAAACATCGTTCCGTGTGCCGAATGATGCAGCTTTGAACTACTGGGTAGAGCGCTTTGATCGTTTGAAAGTAGACCATACAGGAATTCAAGAGTTTTTCGGTAAAAAGACGCTTTCCTTCGTTGATTTTGATGACCAGCAGTATCAGTTAATCTCCGATGAGCTTAATCAGGGCGTCGTTTCTGGCACGCCGTGGCAGGACGGCCCAATTCCATTAGAGCATGCGATTACAGGTTTAGGACCCATCTTCATTCGTGTATCAAATGTGGACTATTTTAAAGAAATGCTGGAGAAAGTGCTTTTATTTAAAGAGATTGCGAAGGAAGGCTCCTTCTATCTATTCGAGGTAGGTGAAGGCGGCAATGGCGCCCAAGTCATTGTCGAGCATAATGTTATTCTTCCTAGAGCACAGCAAGGCTACGGTACGGTTCACCATACTGCTTTCCGTGTGAATGATCGCGCTGAACTCGATGCTTGGATGGGGCGTCTGGAGAGCTATAACTTCTCGACATCAGGTTATGTGAACCGTCATTTCTTTGAGTCGCTGTATGCAAGGGTTGCTCCGCAAATTTTATTCGAATTTGCTACCGATGGTCCAGGCTTTATGGGGGATGAGCCTTATGAGACGCTGGGTGAGAAGCTATCGCTGCCGCCGTTTCTAGAGCCTCAGCGTGAGCAGATTGAAAAGCTGGTCCGCCCGATTGATACCGTTCGCAGCACCAAGCAATTAGTGAAAGAATAA
- a CDS encoding glycerophosphodiester phosphodiesterase family protein, whose product MIEQVRDTGSIIVSGHRGYKSDYPENTLLAFKRAIEVGVHMLEFDLRMAKDRTVVVIHDDTVDRTTNGTGAVRDFTLMELKALDAGGWFSPVFAGLKIPAFEELCQLLAEYPEVLLNVEIKSSVDAQDTVDEAVKLLEKYQLFPRCVFTCFDAQIIAYLYDRYGAKTQGFKAEVMRNFVSGEGGTYSKMWALALEMSLLNRQDVQTFRDMGLQVWSYCPDTASDVHYSIGCGTTVMTCNDPIPALEIKKRLEA is encoded by the coding sequence ATGATTGAGCAAGTGAGGGATACGGGTTCCATTATTGTATCTGGGCATCGCGGTTATAAATCCGACTACCCGGAAAATACGCTGCTCGCATTCAAGCGCGCTATTGAAGTAGGCGTTCATATGCTGGAGTTTGATTTACGAATGGCTAAGGATCGTACGGTCGTTGTGATTCATGATGATACGGTGGATCGTACGACGAATGGTACAGGAGCTGTACGCGACTTTACACTGATGGAGCTGAAAGCATTAGATGCGGGCGGTTGGTTTTCCCCTGTATTTGCTGGACTCAAAATTCCTGCTTTCGAAGAGCTCTGTCAGCTGCTAGCTGAGTATCCAGAGGTTCTTCTGAATGTAGAAATTAAGTCCAGCGTGGATGCTCAGGATACAGTTGATGAGGCAGTTAAGCTGCTTGAGAAGTATCAATTATTTCCAAGATGTGTGTTTACATGCTTTGATGCTCAAATTATTGCGTATCTTTATGATCGTTATGGTGCGAAAACGCAAGGGTTTAAAGCAGAGGTTATGCGTAACTTTGTCTCCGGCGAGGGCGGTACTTATTCTAAAATGTGGGCGTTAGCTCTAGAAATGTCTCTTCTGAATCGACAGGATGTACAGACATTCAGGGATATGGGCTTACAGGTTTGGAGTTACTGTCCGGATACAGCAAGCGACGTTCATTACTCGATTGGATGCGGAACGACTGTGATGACATGCAATGATCCTATTCCTGCGCTTGAAATTAAGAAAAGATTAGAAGCATAG
- a CDS encoding histidine phosphatase family protein — translation MQLYIIRHADPDYSIDNLTDIGHQEAAALGKRMASIGLDKLYASSLGRAQTTASYIAKETGLAIDTQAWTCELDWPGIIISDDKHGPIWDYPGEHIPELSSGKRQWGDETDFWLKQEGYKVRYEGLQAASDEFLLGQHYKRENGLYRIMKPSTEKIAVVCHGGFGLAWLAHLLQIPLALAWSIFWLAPSSVTTVLFEERSEHFAVPRCIGMSDVSHLYASGMSHQPRGLLGNHA, via the coding sequence ATGCAGTTATACATTATTCGTCATGCAGATCCTGACTATTCAATTGATAACCTGACAGATATCGGCCATCAGGAAGCGGCAGCATTGGGCAAGCGTATGGCTTCTATTGGTCTGGATAAGCTATACGCTTCATCACTTGGCCGAGCACAGACTACAGCAAGCTATATTGCCAAAGAAACAGGGCTTGCCATTGATACGCAAGCGTGGACATGTGAGCTGGATTGGCCGGGAATTATAATTTCGGATGATAAGCATGGTCCCATTTGGGATTACCCTGGTGAACATATTCCGGAGCTATCAAGCGGGAAACGGCAATGGGGGGATGAGACTGATTTTTGGCTGAAGCAGGAGGGATATAAGGTCAGATACGAAGGCTTGCAAGCGGCCTCTGATGAATTTCTGCTTGGTCAGCATTATAAACGAGAGAATGGCCTGTATCGCATCATGAAGCCCTCTACTGAAAAAATAGCAGTGGTGTGCCATGGCGGCTTTGGTCTTGCTTGGCTCGCCCATTTGCTGCAAATTCCATTAGCGCTTGCTTGGTCGATCTTCTGGCTGGCACCAAGCTCGGTTACAACGGTTCTGTTTGAGGAGCGAAGCGAGCATTTTGCCGTTCCCCGGTGCATTGGCATGTCCGATGTCTCCCACCTCTACGCGAGTGGAATGAGTCACCAGCCGCGCGGTCTGCTAGGAAACCATGCTTAG